In Campylobacter vulpis, a genomic segment contains:
- the lepA gene encoding translation elongation factor 4 — translation MKNIRNFSIIAHIDHGKSTLADRIISECGAISARQMSHQVMDTMDIEKERGITIKAQSVRLEYTLNNTPFILNLIDTPGHVDFSYEVSRSLASCEGALLVVDASQGVEAQTIANVYIALENNLEIIPVINKIDLPSADIEKVRHEIEHIIGIDCKEAICVSAKTGEGIKELLEAIITKIPAPKTNDTAATKALIYDSWFDNYLGALALVRIYEGGIAKNDEILVMSTEKKHLVQDLFYPHPLNPKKTQKLESGEVGVVVLGLKNIGDLQVGDTITLSKNKAKEAIGGFEKAKAFVFAGLYPIETDKFEDLRDALDKLKLNDSSISYEPETSLALGFGFRVGFLGLLHMEVIKERLEREFNLELIATAPTVTYEIYQTDGVLLKIQNPSELPPVNKIEMIKEPYVRATIITPSEFLGNLITLLNHKRGLQIKMDYITQDRVLLEYDVPLNEIVMDFYDKLKSLTKGYASFDYEPIEYREGDLVRLDIKVAGENVDALSIIVPNSKALSKGRELVKAMKEIVPRQLFEVAIQASIGNKIIARENVKSMGKNVTAKCYGGDITRKRKLLEKQKEGKKRMKAIGKVHLPQEAFLSVLKID, via the coding sequence ATGAAAAATATTAGAAATTTCTCCATTATAGCACATATTGATCATGGTAAAAGTACTTTGGCAGATAGAATTATTAGCGAGTGTGGGGCGATTAGTGCGAGGCAAATGAGTCATCAAGTGATGGACACTATGGATATAGAAAAAGAAAGGGGCATTACTATAAAAGCCCAGTCTGTGAGACTTGAATACACGCTAAATAATACGCCTTTTATTCTTAATCTTATTGATACTCCCGGACATGTGGATTTTAGTTATGAGGTGAGCCGTTCTTTGGCGAGTTGTGAGGGGGCTTTGCTTGTCGTTGATGCTTCGCAAGGCGTGGAAGCACAGACCATAGCTAATGTCTATATAGCCTTAGAAAATAATTTAGAAATTATCCCCGTGATTAATAAAATCGACCTTCCATCAGCAGATATTGAAAAAGTGAGGCACGAAATCGAGCATATTATCGGTATTGATTGTAAAGAAGCCATTTGTGTGAGTGCAAAAACGGGTGAGGGGATTAAGGAGCTACTTGAAGCTATTATTACAAAAATTCCAGCTCCCAAAACAAACGATACGGCGGCGACTAAGGCTTTAATTTATGATTCTTGGTTTGACAATTATTTGGGCGCTTTGGCTTTAGTGCGAATTTATGAGGGTGGTATTGCCAAAAATGATGAAATTTTAGTGATGAGCACGGAGAAAAAGCATTTAGTGCAAGACTTATTTTATCCGCACCCTTTAAATCCCAAAAAAACGCAAAAATTAGAAAGTGGCGAAGTGGGTGTTGTGGTGCTTGGACTTAAAAATATCGGCGATTTACAAGTCGGCGACACGATAACCTTAAGCAAAAATAAAGCTAAAGAAGCCATAGGTGGTTTTGAAAAGGCTAAGGCTTTTGTTTTTGCAGGGCTTTATCCCATTGAAACGGATAAATTTGAGGATTTAAGAGACGCTCTTGATAAATTAAAGCTCAACGACAGCTCCATAAGCTATGAGCCTGAAACTTCTTTAGCTTTGGGTTTTGGCTTTCGTGTGGGTTTTTTGGGGCTTTTGCATATGGAGGTGATTAAAGAGCGTTTGGAGCGTGAGTTTAATTTAGAACTTATCGCCACAGCACCTACGGTAACTTATGAAATTTATCAAACAGACGGAGTGCTTTTAAAAATTCAAAATCCTAGCGAACTGCCTCCTGTTAATAAAATTGAAATGATAAAAGAACCTTATGTGAGAGCGACTATTATCACGCCCAGTGAGTTTTTGGGAAATTTAATCACGCTTTTAAATCATAAAAGAGGCTTGCAGATTAAAATGGACTATATTACGCAAGATAGAGTTTTACTAGAATATGATGTGCCTTTAAATGAAATTGTAATGGATTTTTATGACAAGCTTAAAAGTCTTACTAAAGGTTATGCGAGTTTTGATTATGAGCCTATTGAGTATAGAGAGGGGGATTTGGTGCGACTTGATATTAAAGTTGCGGGAGAAAATGTCGATGCCTTAAGCATTATTGTGCCAAATTCTAAGGCTTTGAGTAAGGGCAGAGAGCTTGTTAAAGCGATGAAAGAGATAGTGCCAAGGCAGCTTTTTGAAGTGGCAATTCAAGCAAGTATAGGTAATAAAATCATAGCGCGTGAAAATGTCAAATCTATGGGTAAAAATGTAACGGCAAAGTGTTATGGCGGAGATATAACGCGTAAAAGAAAGCTTTTAGAAAAACAAAAAGAGGGCAAAAAGCGTATGAAAGCCATAGGCAAGGTGCATTTACCGCAAGAAGCCTTTTTGAGTGTGCTTAAGATTGATTAA
- a CDS encoding DASS family sodium-coupled anion symporter, giving the protein MSNSTKTFIIVADIILFIALLALLPFETKVNQGLAILAFIAVLWLSEALHVTITAILIPILAVIMGLMPTKSALHGFADPNIFLFFGGFALAAAMHFQELDKIIAHRILILAKGNFALAALYIFFTTAFLSMWMSNTATAAMMLPLAIGMLSQLDYEENKNTYVFVLLGIAFSASIGGIGTLVGTPPNAIVATNLNITFAEWLQYGIPIVIIFMPLMILVLYVTFKPNLKFQINTDLEQKIPMDTQKYITLVIFAVVATCWIFSSHINPFVSNLLGFEKKIADFDSVIAILAAVLVCAFRVVSWKKVQENTDWGVLMLFGGGITLSLVLKASKIMADGIINLIAGGHLFLIGLLVSLFIVFLTEFTSNTASAALLVPLFISIAESLGAPPLGLALIIGIGASCAFMLPVATPPNAIVFGTGYIKQSQMVRVGIYLNVLCSTIIALMAYFFWL; this is encoded by the coding sequence ATGTCAAATTCTACAAAAACCTTTATTATTGTAGCTGATATTATTTTATTTATCGCGCTGCTTGCCTTGTTACCTTTTGAAACAAAAGTTAATCAAGGTTTGGCTATTCTAGCATTTATCGCAGTCTTATGGCTTAGTGAGGCTTTGCATGTTACCATCACTGCGATTTTAATTCCCATTTTAGCTGTTATTATGGGCTTGATGCCGACTAAATCTGCGCTACACGGCTTTGCCGATCCAAATATCTTTCTCTTTTTTGGTGGCTTTGCCTTAGCTGCTGCTATGCATTTTCAAGAGCTTGATAAAATCATCGCTCACAGAATACTCATACTAGCTAAAGGAAATTTTGCTCTTGCAGCACTTTACATCTTTTTTACGACCGCATTTTTATCGATGTGGATGTCAAATACTGCCACAGCTGCAATGATGCTTCCTCTTGCCATAGGTATGCTTTCGCAACTTGACTATGAAGAAAATAAAAACACTTATGTTTTTGTGCTTTTAGGCATAGCTTTCAGTGCTAGTATAGGTGGTATAGGGACCTTAGTGGGAACACCTCCAAATGCCATAGTTGCAACGAATTTAAATATCACTTTTGCCGAGTGGCTTCAATATGGCATTCCTATTGTCATCATTTTTATGCCATTAATGATACTCGTTCTTTATGTAACTTTTAAGCCAAATTTAAAATTTCAAATCAATACTGACTTAGAGCAAAAAATTCCTATGGATACTCAAAAATACATCACTTTGGTCATCTTTGCTGTTGTGGCTACGTGTTGGATTTTTAGCTCTCATATTAATCCTTTCGTTTCAAATTTGTTAGGATTTGAGAAAAAAATCGCCGATTTTGACAGCGTTATCGCTATATTGGCTGCTGTTTTAGTCTGTGCTTTTAGGGTAGTAAGCTGGAAAAAAGTGCAAGAAAATACCGACTGGGGAGTTTTAATGCTCTTTGGTGGTGGAATTACACTAAGTCTTGTCTTAAAAGCAAGCAAAATTATGGCTGATGGCATCATCAATCTAATCGCTGGGGGACATTTATTCTTAATCGGGCTTTTAGTTTCTTTATTTATCGTATTTTTAACAGAATTTACTTCAAATACAGCTTCTGCCGCACTTTTAGTGCCGCTTTTTATCTCCATAGCAGAATCCTTAGGGGCACCACCGCTTGGTTTAGCACTCATCATAGGCATAGGAGCGAGTTGTGCCTTTATGCTACCTGTTGCAACTCCGCCAAATGCCATAGTCTTTGGCACAGGTTATATTAAGCAGTCTCAAATGGTGCGTGTAGGAATTTATCTTAATGTTCTTTGCTCTACCATCATCGCTTTAATGGCGTATTTCTTCTGGCTTTAA
- the mraY gene encoding phospho-N-acetylmuramoyl-pentapeptide-transferase, with product MYYFSELSSYAFFTYISVRAGFAFFIALILSLFLMPKFIAWAKRKNASQPIYKHAPQNHQEKSHTPTMGGVIFVFCAIFASLLCVKFDNLFAIMGLLCLISFCLIGVIDDLGKVLKKDNHSGLSPKAKMFGLIFASLLCLAPLYFSGVLSADFYIPFYKYPLFNMYIFALFFWILVLISSSNAVNLTDGLDGLATVPSIFSLATLGVFLYLSGNLIYSEYLFLPKINGLGELVVICAALIGALMGFLWFNCYPAQIFMGDSGSLALGGFIGFLAIVSKNEILLILIGFVFVLETISVILQVGSFKIWGKRVFKMAPIHHHFEKVGWVENKIIVRFWMIALLSNLLALASLKLR from the coding sequence ATGTATTATTTTTCCGAATTAAGCTCCTATGCTTTCTTTACTTATATCAGTGTGCGTGCGGGTTTTGCGTTTTTCATCGCTTTAATTTTAAGCTTGTTTTTAATGCCTAAATTTATTGCTTGGGCTAAGAGAAAAAACGCCTCCCAGCCCATTTACAAACACGCTCCGCAAAATCATCAAGAAAAATCTCACACCCCAACTATGGGAGGGGTTATTTTTGTATTTTGTGCGATTTTTGCTAGTTTGCTTTGCGTTAAATTTGATAATTTATTTGCCATAATGGGACTTTTATGCTTGATTAGCTTTTGTCTTATCGGCGTTATTGATGATTTAGGTAAGGTCCTTAAAAAAGATAATCATTCAGGTCTAAGTCCTAAGGCTAAAATGTTTGGCTTGATTTTTGCCTCATTGTTGTGCTTAGCTCCTTTATATTTTAGCGGAGTTTTAAGTGCTGATTTTTACATACCTTTTTACAAATATCCTCTTTTTAATATGTATATTTTCGCCCTTTTCTTTTGGATTTTGGTGCTAATCTCAAGCTCAAATGCTGTCAATTTAACAGACGGCTTAGACGGACTTGCGACCGTGCCTTCCATTTTTTCCTTAGCGACTTTAGGCGTGTTTTTGTATTTAAGCGGAAATTTAATTTATAGCGAATATCTCTTTTTGCCAAAAATCAATGGTTTAGGCGAATTAGTTGTCATTTGTGCAGCTTTAATCGGTGCTTTAATGGGCTTTTTGTGGTTTAACTGCTATCCTGCTCAAATTTTTATGGGAGATAGTGGAAGTCTTGCTCTTGGCGGTTTTATAGGCTTTTTAGCCATAGTAAGCAAAAATGAAATTTTACTTATTCTTATAGGATTTGTGTTTGTTTTAGAAACAATTTCTGTTATTTTGCAAGTGGGAAGCTTTAAAATTTGGGGCAAAAGAGTCTTTAAAATGGCACCCATTCATCATCATTTTGAAAAAGTTGGCTGGGTGGAAAATAAAATTATCGTTCGTTTTTGGATGATAGCCCTACTTTCTAATCTCCTCGCCTTAGCCTCTCTTAAGTTGAGATAA
- the gpmI gene encoding 2,3-bisphosphoglycerate-independent phosphoglycerate mutase: MRQKCILIITDGIGYNPNAKFNAFNAAKKPTYDKLFKEVPNSLLKTSGLAVGLPKGQMGNSEVGHMCIGSGRIIYQNLVKINQAIEQDTLKDNANLKALLEKCKKVHIIGLYSDGGVHSLHTHFNALLTICKNEGKEVFAHAISDGRDVSPKSGLNFIKNLEEFCEAKEVHLASLAGRFYAMDRDKRWERVEAYYKALLGEAKRVKKMSVYMEENYQKNIFDEFIEPVISGDFEGLNEEDGLIFINFRNDRMKQLVELLSAENFTPLKQKKHFSNLLTMSVYDDKFNIPVLFEKEELKNTLAEVISNAGLSQLHTAETEKYAHVTFFFNGGKEDLLENETRVLIPSPKIKTYDEKPQMSAFEVCEVVKEGIKKGEDFIVVNFANGDMVGHTGDFNAAVSAVEAVDTCLGEIIKEARRQNYAFIITSDHGNCEAMQDERGNLLTNHTTFDVFVFIEAQICKQIKQNMGLSNIASSVLKILNLEIPKEMNETLF; encoded by the coding sequence ATGAGACAAAAATGTATTTTAATCATAACAGATGGCATAGGATATAATCCAAACGCAAAATTTAACGCTTTTAACGCTGCTAAAAAGCCCACTTATGACAAACTTTTCAAAGAAGTGCCAAATTCGCTTTTAAAAACGAGCGGCTTGGCTGTGGGACTTCCTAAGGGACAAATGGGAAATAGTGAAGTAGGGCATATGTGTATAGGAAGTGGGCGTATTATCTATCAAAATTTGGTTAAGATTAATCAAGCGATAGAGCAAGATACGCTTAAAGATAATGCAAATTTAAAAGCTTTGCTTGAAAAATGCAAAAAAGTGCATATTATAGGGCTTTATAGCGATGGGGGGGTGCATTCTTTACATACGCATTTTAATGCCTTGCTTACAATTTGTAAAAATGAGGGTAAGGAGGTTTTCGCACACGCTATTAGTGATGGACGCGATGTTTCGCCAAAAAGTGGTTTAAATTTTATTAAAAATTTAGAGGAATTTTGTGAGGCTAAAGAAGTGCATTTAGCAAGTTTGGCTGGGCGATTTTATGCAATGGATAGGGATAAGCGTTGGGAGCGTGTGGAGGCGTATTATAAGGCACTTTTAGGGGAGGCAAAAAGAGTTAAAAAGATGAGTGTTTATATGGAGGAAAATTATCAAAAAAATATTTTTGATGAATTTATCGAACCTGTGATTAGCGGGGATTTTGAGGGCTTAAATGAAGAAGATGGCTTAATTTTTATCAATTTTAGAAATGATAGAATGAAGCAATTAGTCGAGCTTTTAAGTGCTGAAAATTTCACTCCCTTAAAGCAAAAAAAGCATTTTTCAAATCTGCTAACGATGAGTGTTTATGATGATAAATTTAATATCCCCGTGCTGTTTGAAAAGGAGGAGCTTAAAAATACCCTTGCAGAAGTGATTTCAAATGCAGGTCTTAGCCAACTTCACACAGCAGAAACGGAAAAATATGCCCATGTAACTTTCTTTTTTAACGGCGGAAAAGAGGATTTGCTAGAAAATGAAACAAGGGTGTTAATCCCAAGCCCCAAGATAAAAACTTATGATGAAAAGCCGCAAATGAGTGCCTTTGAAGTGTGTGAGGTGGTAAAGGAGGGGATAAAAAAGGGCGAGGATTTCATCGTAGTGAATTTTGCAAATGGCGATATGGTCGGGCATACAGGTGATTTTAATGCGGCTGTGAGTGCGGTGGAGGCTGTGGATACTTGCTTAGGAGAGATTATAAAAGAGGCGAGAAGGCAAAATTACGCCTTTATCATCACAAGCGATCATGGAAATTGCGAAGCGATGCAAGATGAAAGGGGAAATTTGCTAACAAATCATACAACTTTTGATGTTTTTGTTTTCATTGAGGCACAAATTTGTAAGCAAATCAAGCAAAATATGGGTTTAAGCAATATAGCTTCAAGTGTGCTTAAAATTTTAAACCTTGAAATTCCCAAAGAAATGAACGAAACCTTATTTTAA
- the fabG gene encoding 3-oxoacyl-ACP reductase FabG has product MKFSGKNVLITGASKGIGAEIARVLANFGLKVWINYRSKPELADALKEEIEKEGGVVALIKFDASKEEDFTNAVKLIVESDGELSYLVNNAGITNDKLALRMSFEDFSGVVDTNLSSAFLGCREALKVMSKKRFGAVVNIASIVGEMGNAGQVNYSASKGGMIAMTKSFAKEGASRNLRFNCVTPGFIKSDMTENLSDEVKKTYAENIPLKRFAEPCEVANCVAFLLSDYASYVTGDVLKINGGLYM; this is encoded by the coding sequence ATGAAATTTAGCGGAAAAAATGTTTTAATCACAGGTGCGAGCAAGGGTATAGGTGCTGAAATCGCTAGAGTTTTGGCGAATTTTGGTTTAAAGGTGTGGATTAATTATCGTTCAAAACCTGAACTTGCCGATGCTTTAAAAGAAGAAATTGAAAAAGAGGGAGGTGTGGTAGCTTTGATTAAATTTGATGCAAGTAAAGAAGAGGACTTTACCAATGCTGTAAAACTCATCGTAGAAAGCGATGGGGAGCTTAGTTATTTGGTAAATAACGCAGGCATTACAAATGATAAACTAGCCCTTAGAATGAGCTTTGAGGACTTTAGTGGTGTGGTTGATACGAATTTAAGTTCGGCATTTTTAGGTTGTAGAGAAGCCTTAAAAGTGATGAGTAAAAAGCGTTTTGGAGCGGTGGTTAATATTGCTTCTATTGTTGGTGAAATGGGAAATGCTGGGCAGGTTAATTATAGTGCAAGTAAGGGCGGTATGATAGCGATGACCAAGTCTTTTGCGAAAGAGGGAGCAAGTAGAAATTTGCGTTTTAACTGCGTAACGCCGGGTTTTATTAAAAGCGATATGACTGAAAATTTAAGTGATGAAGTGAAAAAAACTTACGCAGAAAATATTCCACTTAAGCGTTTTGCCGAGCCTTGTGAGGTGGCAAATTGCGTGGCATTTTTGCTAAGTGATTATGCTTCTTATGTAACGGGAGATGTGCTTAAGATTAATGGTGGCTTATATATGTAA
- a CDS encoding HAD-IIA family hydrolase: protein MLFLDVQGTLISDKDKSLITGAKELLGLLNDKNIPYVIITNNTKDLNFLENLRQKGLEIKEGAYLDPFCVLSSYLKPCKVAAFGADEFINSLENLGFMLDFETPEALLVASYDDFKFKDFAKMIELAQRGVKIIAMHETSLYKKDGLLYPGVGSVMAMLKNATNLSYEVVGKPSKAFYEEALRLINLQKNGIEFSDISIISDDFKGDLLKAYALKMRPILVLSGKIKSIKGLDVSILSGVYESVWEFKEEL, encoded by the coding sequence ATGCTGTTTTTAGATGTGCAAGGGACTTTAATTAGCGATAAAGATAAGTCTTTAATCACTGGTGCAAAGGAGCTTTTAGGGCTTTTAAATGATAAAAATATCCCCTATGTCATCATTACAAATAATACTAAAGATTTAAATTTTTTAGAAAATTTGCGTCAAAAGGGACTTGAGATAAAGGAGGGGGCATATTTAGACCCATTTTGTGTTTTAAGCTCTTATCTTAAGCCTTGCAAGGTGGCGGCTTTTGGTGCTGATGAGTTTATAAATAGCCTTGAAAATTTGGGCTTTATGCTTGATTTTGAAACGCCTGAGGCTTTGTTGGTGGCAAGTTATGATGATTTTAAATTTAAAGATTTTGCTAAGATGATAGAACTCGCGCAAAGGGGTGTAAAGATTATAGCAATGCACGAAACAAGCCTTTATAAAAAGGACGGCTTGTTGTATCCGGGTGTGGGAAGTGTGATGGCTATGCTTAAAAATGCGACAAATTTAAGTTATGAAGTCGTAGGAAAGCCTAGCAAGGCGTTTTACGAAGAGGCTTTAAGACTGATAAATTTGCAAAAAAATGGGATTGAGTTTAGCGATATAAGCATAATAAGCGATGATTTTAAGGGCGATTTGCTAAAAGCTTACGCACTTAAAATGCGTCCTATTTTAGTTTTAAGTGGGAAAATTAAAAGCATTAAGGGGCTAGATGTGAGCATTTTAAGCGGAGTGTATGAAAGCGTTTGGGAGTTTAAAGAGGAGCTGTGA
- the pheA gene encoding prephenate dehydratase: MPNLEEFRVKIDAIDDELLKLLNERMSYVKRIGELKQSLGAAIYRPERERAIINRLKSENLGLLDQNAIEAIYGEIFAVSRNLELPQAVAYFGPEGTYTHQAARMRFGAMSRYIPLATIEDVFKELANKEAKFGVVPIENNTEGAVGVTLDCLGAYEELKIFGEIYMDIHHSFVGINENIKEIERIYSHPQGYNQCRKFLESHGLNAVEFVPAKSTANAAHLASQDKKSAAICSKIAAKIYNVPLLFDKIEDNAANRTRFLILSDIITPKMNHCKTSILAHTAHKPGGLSALLENFKKENINLTKLESRPVKAKEFLHSFYIDFEGHIEDENVKRALSGNEDIVWLGSYLKEC; encoded by the coding sequence ATGCCAAATTTAGAGGAATTTAGGGTTAAAATTGATGCCATTGATGATGAGCTTTTGAAGCTTTTAAATGAAAGAATGAGCTATGTTAAAAGGATAGGGGAATTAAAGCAAAGTTTAGGTGCAGCCATTTATAGACCTGAAAGAGAAAGAGCGATTATAAATCGCTTGAAAAGTGAGAATTTAGGGCTGTTAGACCAAAATGCCATTGAGGCGATTTATGGGGAAATTTTTGCGGTTTCTAGAAATTTGGAATTGCCTCAAGCGGTGGCGTATTTTGGACCTGAGGGAACTTACACACATCAAGCCGCTAGAATGCGTTTTGGTGCGATGAGTCGCTATATCCCCTTAGCGACCATTGAAGATGTTTTTAAAGAGCTTGCAAATAAAGAGGCGAAATTTGGAGTCGTGCCGATAGAAAATAATACTGAAGGTGCGGTAGGCGTGACGCTTGATTGCTTGGGGGCGTATGAGGAGCTTAAAATTTTTGGCGAAATTTATATGGATATCCATCATTCTTTTGTGGGGATTAATGAAAATATTAAGGAAATTGAACGCATTTACTCCCATCCGCAAGGTTATAATCAGTGTAGAAAATTCTTGGAAAGTCACGGCTTAAATGCTGTGGAATTCGTCCCAGCTAAATCGACTGCAAACGCCGCTCACCTTGCTTCACAGGATAAAAAGTCTGCTGCCATTTGTTCTAAAATCGCAGCAAAAATTTATAATGTGCCCCTACTTTTTGATAAAATTGAGGATAATGCGGCAAATAGGACGCGTTTTTTGATTTTAAGTGATATTATAACGCCTAAAATGAATCATTGTAAAACTTCTATTTTAGCACACACAGCACATAAGCCGGGCGGACTTAGTGCCTTGCTAGAAAATTTTAAAAAAGAAAATATCAATCTCACTAAGCTAGAATCGCGTCCCGTGAAAGCAAAAGAATTTCTCCATAGCTTTTACATCGATTTTGAAGGGCATATAGAAGATGAAAATGTCAAAAGAGCCTTAAGTGGCAATGAAGACATTGTGTGGCTTGGCTCTTATTTGAAAGAGTGTTAG
- a CDS encoding GIY-YIG nuclease family protein, whose protein sequence is MKIGQVKTAFKIADVEFVSGSTKLNFNYLKDLKDENGKALSQKILSENVARVYLIVVDGEIKKIGGSQAAGGIKSTLEIYRDGGVKGRPSIRSFGVWYFLYHTILQGKKIEFYMIYQENFEKEVKGLFGLKKVKNVSISYKFIEQCCVEDYLSVESEHPEWNVQEQGADWPLEIKNQHAELQANAQSREKKIKRKEVRLNK, encoded by the coding sequence ATGAAAATAGGGCAAGTCAAAACGGCATTTAAAATCGCTGATGTAGAGTTTGTAAGTGGTAGCACAAAGCTTAATTTTAATTATCTAAAAGATTTAAAAGATGAAAATGGCAAGGCACTATCACAAAAAATATTAAGTGAAAATGTAGCTAGAGTGTATCTTATTGTAGTAGATGGCGAGATTAAAAAAATCGGTGGAAGCCAAGCCGCAGGGGGAATCAAAAGCACTTTAGAAATTTATAGAGACGGCGGAGTAAAAGGGCGACCAAGTATTAGAAGTTTTGGCGTGTGGTATTTTCTCTATCACACGATTTTACAGGGTAAAAAAATAGAATTTTATATGATTTACCAAGAGAATTTTGAAAAAGAAGTCAAAGGGTTGTTTGGGCTGAAAAAAGTCAAAAATGTTTCTATTTCTTATAAATTTATAGAGCAGTGTTGTGTGGAGGATTATTTAAGTGTGGAAAGCGAACACCCAGAATGGAATGTGCAAGAACAAGGCGCGGACTGGCCACTTGAAATAAAAAACCAACACGCAGAACTTCAAGCCAACGCACAGAGTAGAGAAAAGAAAATTAAACGCAAGGAAGTGAGATTAAACAAATAA
- a CDS encoding DNA adenine methylase — protein sequence MKKETFLHHLKGKNLTYKRYTKSPLRYGGGKSLAVGLILEQIPSDIKRLISPFIGGGSVEVAVALELDIEVLAFDVFDILVNFWQVLCKDSNALYNELLKLEPTKENYAIIKNELSLFWNERHKNPNNKPKIELDSLILARDYYFNFNLSYGPGFLGWMSKIYEDKNRYLKALEKIRAFKTHNLKVEMASFEAVFEKYPTDFFYCDPPYFLEGDSKMFKGIYPMRNFPIHHNSFNHELLAICLKNHKGKFVLSYNDCEFIREAYKDFKILEPKWQYTMGQGETRIGKNRIERGDADNTKQSHELLIIKE from the coding sequence GTGAAAAAAGAAACTTTTTTACATCATCTCAAAGGCAAAAATTTAACCTATAAACGCTACACAAAAAGCCCCTTGCGTTATGGTGGGGGTAAATCTTTGGCGGTGGGGTTAATTTTAGAACAGATTCCTAGTGATATAAAGAGACTTATTAGCCCATTTATTGGCGGTGGGAGTGTGGAAGTAGCGGTAGCTTTAGAGCTTGATATTGAAGTTTTAGCTTTTGATGTATTTGATATTTTAGTGAATTTTTGGCAAGTTTTATGCAAGGATTCTAACGCGCTTTATAATGAGCTTTTAAAGCTTGAACCCACAAAAGAAAATTACGCAATCATCAAAAATGAGCTAAGTTTATTTTGGAATGAAAGGCATAAAAACCCCAACAATAAGCCCAAAATAGAGCTAGATTCTCTCATACTTGCAAGGGATTATTACTTTAATTTTAATCTAAGCTATGGACCCGGATTTTTAGGCTGGATGAGTAAAATCTATGAAGATAAAAATCGCTATTTAAAAGCCTTAGAAAAAATTAGAGCTTTTAAAACGCATAATCTTAAAGTAGAAATGGCGAGCTTTGAAGCGGTGTTTGAAAAATATCCTACTGATTTTTTCTATTGCGACCCGCCGTATTTTTTAGAGGGAGATTCTAAAATGTTTAAAGGAATCTATCCTATGCGAAACTTTCCTATTCATCACAATAGCTTTAATCATGAGCTTTTAGCAATTTGTCTTAAAAACCATAAAGGCAAGTTTGTGTTAAGTTATAATGATTGTGAGTTTATCAGGGAAGCTTATAAGGATTTTAAAATCTTAGAGCCAAAATGGCAATATACAATGGGACAAGGCGAAACAAGAATAGGTAAAAATCGCATTGAAAGGGGCGATGCAGACAACACCAAACAAAGCCACGAACTTTTGATTATAAAGGAGTGA